The DNA window TACATTTTACAAAGCAAATGGCACCCATTGCCTCAATACATATCAGTAACAGCAAATGCTTTTTTCCAAATTCAGAAAGGAACAATGTTTGTGCATACACAGTCGTGTTTAATGGATCAAAAGGGCTTATGTGTTTACTCAGATATATTGTAATCTTTGTATTGATGGACATGGTAGTAAAATACGCACGTATTCTTCAAAAGATGAAGATTCCTGTATTAACAAGAAAATCACACATAATATTTTGATTACTTTTGAGATGCTCTTCATGATGAATACTCTTGTCTCAACCTTCCAAAGCCTATGGTGCGGTATAgccaaaaataaaaccaaatttaTTCAACATTGCCTGTGTGACTTCCATAATAGTTTCCCAATGACTTATTATCTAAGaaataggaaattaaaaaaaaaataactatattttagtgaatgaaaaacaacacaACATTCATATCAATTGTGCGATGGAAGCTTTTTCTCGTTTCCatcatttataaacaattgTATTATGTTAGCATGTTAAGTTTTTGACTAAAATTCTTTTTACGTTACGGCTTTTTATCCCGTTATATATGCTTTACGCTTGTTATCGAACTGAGTTTCATATTATAATCCACCAACTTTCAAACGAAGTAACACTCACTGAAGCAATATAAGGCAACCGTATGGCATCCAACAATGAGAAACACCTATGTATACGTTTTTATATAAGTCTTTCTTGAATATCAttcttttttcttgtttctgcttctttttttaTGGTGTATGTCGAAAACAGGAAAGACTCGCCTGTAGATTATTAAATACTGTACTGGTATTTAATTGTTcactgtgttttattttcagtaaatttgaccttaATGACTGATTTGGTCTTCACAAAAACAGTAAGCTTTAGATGTAGCAGTAATAATGGTAACGGAACCTGGTTTGTGTTTAAAGGATCCAGTCGTGATGTTCTATTTCAAGATAAAGCGATAGGTAATGGATACAAGGAATCAAAATTTACCATGGACTATTTTTCTAAAGACAGCATACAAATAAGTATAAGAAAGTTTGATAAAAACGACATTGATGTGTATATGTGTAGTCACAAAGACAAGTCATCAAACCAACTGAATATGGGAGAGATTGAATATCATCAAAGTACGTAGACATTATATTGTGAAAACTGTACAATGTACCTGTTCTTATAGAAATACAAAGGGTATTAGTATTctattcatgatataaaaaaaacatgtacagcACAAAAACAAAGCAAATGATCAGCTttttcattgctgtttttcatctTAAAACATTACCTCAACACgatgcaaaaacaaataaaaaatcagcACACTGCCCCTTTGTAATCTATTATAATCACGATTGATTATAAGATATTGAATTGATTAGTTTCCTATTTGTGTATGCTTTTGAATAACACAGGGTAACACTACTTCAACATTTGTTTAAGAATCTTcggtgaaattaaataaaacaagaatttcaaatattagCTGGAAAAGTCTTAGTAAAGGATcagaataaatttaaatattgataggtcatagagatccttttcgagatatatgatttataaaatattgcgagaaaaggctgactcggactactttatattttcattggtattatttggtacttgattcaaatgacaaaattacagaaatattGAAATCCGAAGAAATTTTAAACGGAAAGTACCTCCTCGATATATTTATAATGCTCAAACACCTGACGAATGCCTGACTTGGAAGAAGCATTTTCGTACGTAGAAGATGGTGGATAAACCCTGGTTTTATATCTTATATGCAAAATCATACTTTTGGTACAAAATAAGAGATAAACACAATTATATAACAGCCGTATGTCCTTATTTTACTggatattgtttaattttcctATTAATACCGTAgttgatttttaaatgtttggtaTCCATTGAAGTATTACCACTTCTTATTGTAATTCAATAACGAACGCAGTAAAAAAGAACGAGTAAGAGTCTTtgttatacatgatatatattcatAACATTCTTTATTATGTAAGCCTCAGTAAACTTGACATTAATGACAGACTTAGTCCTGGAAAATACAGTGAAATTAAGATGTACAAGTAACACTGGTGATGGAACTTGGTTTGTGTATAAAGGTCCGGATCACGATGTCATTTTTCAGGATAAGGCAATTAGTAGTGCTTACAATCAATCCAAATTTAAGATGGCATACATCTCTACAGATACTATAGAAATTGAAATCAGAAGTTTTGATAAACACGATATTGATGTGTATATGTGTAGCCACAGAGACAAGTCATCAAAAAATCTAGATATGAGGACAATGGAAATATATGAACGTAAATATTTCTGTATagaaattttgatgattttgtattttgttatttcttatgCTGAACCATTTCGTGTCTgatttggttttcttttttttccccagtgcttttgattattttctatTGAAATCAAGCTGCGAGGAAATGTGGTTAAAAACAATCTaagatttttcataaataaatctcTCAGGAAGATTTTCCactttacaaaattgaatttaagaCATTCGCCATAGTATTCCAGGTTTAATCTCTCAGATACTAAAATATAATTGGAACAACTACGTGTATTTTCATTAAATACCCTCGTGAATGATAAGTTCACTAGCCGAGGTCTTGTCCCAGTAGTGATACTAACAATACCGTTACAAATTTAACAGCACCAGATTCACATTTGGACAATTATTGTCCCTTCAGCATGTTCAGTGACCTTAgatatcaaataattcaaaacccaaatgttatttaaaagtgtGATGGCTGATAGAAACATATAGAACAAAATGCTTGAACAGTTtcagtattttcatttttgagcCTAGATCTTCAATTCTTTTTAACGCTTTAATTCTCAAACATACTAGTTCATAAGTGTTTGGATGAAAAGTGAAAACTTGCGTTATTTTATCACAATAATAAGtctgttttgttctttttggtAAGAGTGCGAGTTAGTGTATTGCACAGAATCGAAATCATAACTGTTAACTGAACCTTTTAAATTGTGAATACAAAACATCCGAACAATTTCTGACAGAGCAAAAAACATAATTGCATTGTTCGCATATGCTTCATTACAAGCATTGCTAACTTGTTTATAGGAATAAGTCACAGGTATAGTAGTACAAAAATAATAGTCATAAAACACTAACTCAAAGCAATCAATGAAATCACTATTGGtaaaattttggtattttgttttgtttgctttAAGTCACTGTATTTAGACTTCTATTTTAGCATATTTTAGCATATTATTCTTGATAAAGTGTCCTGATAAAATATGTATCAATGCGGATACATATTTTACAtagtttacatgtatacataGTAGATTTGTTTAATTAACGACTTGAAGCAGGAGTTGGAAACGAGATAAAATTTAGAAAGTCCCTGAATTgagtttttataattgttaaatgCTTTTCAGCTTcggttaatttgacattaatgACTGACTTGGTCTTTAACAACACAGTGAAATTAAAATGTACCAGTAACAATGGTTATGGAACCTGGTTCATGTATAAGGGAACCAATCATAGCGTTCTGTTTCAAGATGAAGTTATTGGCAGTCAATACAAAACATCAAAGTACAGCATGGTATATTTTTCTCAAGATAGTTTAGAAATGTCAATAATGCAGTTTGATACAGACGACCTTGATGTGTATATGTGCAAACATGAAGGAAAGTCATCAAATCTACTAGATTTAAGAGTTATAAGGAATATAACTGGTACGTGtcatatatataagtattatttatcttataagacgtattgactttttaaaagacatttctttttgtgtttttttcaatcGTAACAATTGCTTTATAATCAGGGTTCATAGATGGTTAAACATATCGTTGAAAAACAGTAAGATATATAAAAGACGGACACACAAATCTGAAAagcatagaaaaacaaaaagtatgaCAAACGAGTCAATCTACGTATTAAAGGAGTGAGTACCCTTGAATAAAGATGTTTATTCACATAGATTTCTTTTCGTAAATGTTTTGAACACTATCACATTGTATATCACACATTTTCTCTCATAAAACCTAATCACACGACCTGTCTACTGACtgttaaacttaaaataaaagcagTGTTGAAACCAAAAACTTCTTGTGTTCTGCTATCTCCTAGATTGTGTCCGCTCGTTTGTGTTTTTGTGAACTAGTATTAGCTCTACTGGATGTAAAATGCAAGGGAGTTGCAACAACTAATTAATTTAAGGAGGTGTCTTATCCATGTATCAGTGAACAGagattttcaattcaattttgaatCTCATTAAAGTATTCTTCACTAAGACgtattttgatagttttcacCTAGCTGAGAGATGCAGGTTAATTGGAGTCTTCATCTAAACTGTATATATTAACGAAACACATAAAATCACAGTGAATTCATatttattcacaaaaaaatattgatatttgttaacttATTATTTGTCTCAGCTATACCAACTGTTTGCATTATTTGTATCCAAACATTAAAACAGGGCCGGTGTCTGTAGTATTAAATAAATTGACACGACGAGACCATTTCAGAAATAACTTCAGAGCAGCATGAAGCACACACACATGTAGCAGTTATAGTAGTGTGTACAGTAGTTATTATCATAGGAATCGTTGTTGCTGTTATATTCATCAAACGACGTAATCGAGGTAAGCCTTTATTTACTAAATGTCGTGTTTGCATATCGTCGTGTTGTAACCTTTTCAGATATAAATATCATAGCTCCCGGATCTCTACGTACACCAATTGCGAAAAGTTAgattatctgaaaataaattactgtaTTGGTAGAACAACTTGGTTTCTCCCGATGgttaacactttttttttttatttctgtcatCAAATTGGTCTATTACTGTTATAAAACATCATT is part of the Mytilus trossulus isolate FHL-02 chromosome 13, PNRI_Mtr1.1.1.hap1, whole genome shotgun sequence genome and encodes:
- the LOC134695029 gene encoding uncharacterized protein LOC134695029 isoform X2 translates to MAVHTSTCKPNIGAAGCTLICLALFTVATKCADISELRHLNVNLTLMTDLVFTKTVSFRCSSNNGNGTWFVFKGSSRDVLFQDKAIGNGYKESKFTMDYFSKDSIQISIRKFDKNDIDVYMCSHKDKSSNQLNMGEIEYHQTSVNLTLMTDLVFNNTVKLKCTSNNGYGTWFMYKGTNHSVLFQDEVIGSQYKTSKYSMVYFSQDSLEMSIMQFDTDDLDVYMCKHEGKSSNLLDLRVIRNITEITSEQHEAHTHVAVIVVCTVVIIIGIVVAVIFIKRRNRGLEREKLKKRFSCGYN
- the LOC134695029 gene encoding uncharacterized protein LOC134695029 isoform X1, giving the protein MAVHTSTCKPNIGAAGCTLICLALFTVATKCADISELRHLNVNLTLMTDLVFTKTVSFRCSSNNGNGTWFVFKGSSRDVLFQDKAIGNGYKESKFTMDYFSKDSIQISIRKFDKNDIDVYMCSHKDKSSNQLNMGEIEYHQTSVNLTLMTDLVLENTVKLRCTSNTGDGTWFVYKGPDHDVIFQDKAISSAYNQSKFKMAYISTDTIEIEIRSFDKHDIDVYMCSHRDKSSKNLDMRTMEIYEPSVNLTLMTDLVFNNTVKLKCTSNNGYGTWFMYKGTNHSVLFQDEVIGSQYKTSKYSMVYFSQDSLEMSIMQFDTDDLDVYMCKHEGKSSNLLDLRVIRNITEITSEQHEAHTHVAVIVVCTVVIIIGIVVAVIFIKRRNRGLEREKLKKRFSCGYN